A single Salmo trutta chromosome 14, fSalTru1.1, whole genome shotgun sequence DNA region contains:
- the LOC115147708 gene encoding uncharacterized protein LOC115147708 gives MEDNLESVLHCDDKEELRRKLALLQREYSRTVQRLQRAERSDAVRKHVRSRISEQNLQDQTDPVPANTFPNPALPPLSLGSPARTAPGSALPLGPAGDSTVAASCPVESENPRQRSPSIRFLLPVDNSCPRTPDLNPHRQSHSLRLRSRRSRLRWEGRGEGAGGRYDTETSEDGLELDARTEKEEDGEKERWGKRRRVRRKS, from the exons ATGGAGGATAATTTGGAGAGCGTGCTCCATTGCGATGACAAGGAGGAG TTGAGGCGGAAACTGGCCTTGCTACAGAGGGAGTACTCCAGGACAGTTCAGAGATTACAG CGAGCTGAGCGTTCAGATGCCGTGCGGAAGCATGTGAGGAGCCGGATCTCTGAGCAGAACCTCCAGGACCAGACAGACCCAGTCCCAGCCAACACCTTTCCCAACCCagctctaccccccctctcccttGGTAGCCCTGCTAGGACAGCCCCAGGTTCAGCCTTACCACTAGGCCCCGCTGGAG ACTCGACTGTGGCGGCATCGTGTCCGGTGGAATCGGAGAACCCCAGGCAGAGGAGTCCGTCCATCCGCTTCCTCCTCCCCGTCGATAACTCTTGCCCTCGGACACCTGACCTTAACCCTCACAGACAAAGCCACTCCCTCCGGCTGAGGTCACGGAGAAGCCGGCTGCGCTGGGAGGGTAGGGGCGAGGGGGCAGGGGGGAGGTACGACACGGAGACCAGCGAGGACGGGCTGGAGCTGGACGCACggacagagaaagaagaggacggagagaaagaaagatgggggaagagaaggagggtgagaagaaagagctag